A part of Sulfurimonas sp. HSL-1716 genomic DNA contains:
- a CDS encoding ABC transporter ATP-binding protein produces MIELKGVTKVYGTADIASTVLKDINIRIEKGEFIAIMGPSGSGKSTLLNILGTLDVPSQGSYTFLDTNVGALSKDQRSLFRRYVLGFIFQGFNLLKKTSALENVEMPLIYLGIHAKERKKRAYDALVNVGLGERMDYEPSELSGGQQQRVAIARAIVTKPQVLIADEPTGNLDTQRSREIMDILKSFNQEGITIIMVTHEEMIASYASRIIHVRDGMIEKETHNAH; encoded by the coding sequence ATGATCGAACTCAAAGGGGTCACAAAGGTTTACGGAACCGCAGATATAGCCTCAACCGTTCTTAAAGATATAAATATACGTATAGAAAAGGGTGAGTTTATCGCCATCATGGGACCAAGCGGCAGCGGAAAATCCACCCTTTTAAATATTCTTGGCACGCTTGACGTTCCAAGCCAGGGCAGCTACACCTTTTTAGATACCAATGTCGGGGCTCTTTCAAAGGATCAGCGTTCACTCTTCAGACGTTACGTACTCGGCTTTATCTTTCAGGGGTTTAACCTGCTTAAAAAGACATCTGCTCTCGAGAACGTCGAGATGCCGCTTATCTATCTTGGCATCCATGCAAAAGAGAGAAAAAAGAGAGCTTACGATGCACTTGTAAACGTCGGTCTAGGCGAACGCATGGATTATGAGCCTTCAGAACTCTCCGGCGGACAACAGCAGCGCGTCGCCATTGCAAGAGCCATCGTGACCAAACCGCAGGTGCTCATCGCAGATGAACCGACAGGAAACCTGGACACGCAGCGAAGCCGTGAGATAATGGATATCCTAAAAAGCTTCAATCAAGAGGGAATAACCATTATCATGGTAACGCACGAAGAGATGATAGCATCTTACGCTTCACGGATAATTCACGTGCGAGACGGTATGATAGAGAAGGAAACACACAATGCTCATTAA
- a CDS encoding ABC transporter permease, producing the protein MLINAFLQALREIKRNLMRSLLTAIGIVIGIASVIAMVNIGKGASASITQSISKLGSNTLYIFPSQEHGPGSEALVSKPFKMKDIDVLRESIFALQAITPAESTTLTVLYKDKNYQTTVRGVLNDYFSIQNWDLKTGRLFTKNELRTGVNTCIVGKTVVEKLFPQDQNPLGQKIRIQKFSCEVAGVLDEKGANTFGRDQDDIILVPLKLFQRRISGNDNIHLIMAAVKKNIPLEEASMQIQQVLKERRHLKPEDEENFSVRSMSALVDTISQITSMLTIMLGAVAAISLVVGGIGIMNIMFVSVTERTREIGIRMAIGAMAQDILIQFLIEAVVLSGLGGIVGVIVGIAITYGVSVGMDIILIIDPTITIAALMFSMLIGIVFGIIPARKAANMNPIDALRYE; encoded by the coding sequence ATGCTCATTAATGCTTTTTTGCAGGCGCTGCGCGAGATAAAACGCAATCTTATGCGCTCACTGCTTACGGCTATCGGCATCGTCATAGGTATCGCCTCGGTCATCGCCATGGTAAACATAGGCAAAGGAGCAAGTGCGTCCATAACACAAAGCATCTCCAAACTCGGAAGCAATACCCTGTATATCTTTCCCAGCCAGGAGCATGGACCCGGAAGCGAAGCGCTGGTCTCCAAACCTTTTAAAATGAAGGATATCGATGTTTTAAGAGAGTCCATATTCGCCCTGCAGGCGATAACTCCCGCAGAAAGCACCACTTTAACCGTGCTTTATAAAGACAAGAACTACCAAACTACCGTAAGAGGGGTTTTAAACGATTACTTCAGCATACAGAACTGGGATCTAAAAACGGGACGCCTCTTCACCAAAAACGAACTTCGTACAGGCGTAAACACCTGTATAGTCGGCAAAACGGTTGTAGAAAAGCTGTTCCCTCAAGACCAGAACCCCTTAGGCCAAAAGATACGCATACAAAAATTTTCATGTGAAGTAGCCGGAGTTTTGGATGAAAAAGGTGCAAACACTTTTGGAAGAGACCAAGACGATATCATACTTGTCCCGCTAAAGCTGTTTCAACGACGTATCAGCGGCAACGACAATATCCATCTTATCATGGCTGCCGTAAAAAAGAACATCCCTCTTGAAGAAGCATCCATGCAGATACAGCAGGTCTTAAAAGAGAGACGCCATCTCAAACCTGAAGATGAAGAGAACTTCTCCGTCAGAAGTATGTCCGCGCTTGTGGATACGATCAGCCAGATAACTTCGATGCTTACCATCATGCTCGGCGCCGTCGCGGCGATATCTCTGGTCGTCGGCGGAATCGGGATCATGAACATTATGTTCGTCTCCGTAACCGAACGTACGCGCGAGATAGGCATAAGAATGGCTATCGGAGCGATGGCGCAGGATATCCTCATCCAGTTTCTTATAGAAGCGGTAGTACTTTCCGGGCTCGGAGGGATCGTCGGAGTGATAGTCGGCATCGCCATCACTTACGGCGTCTCGGTCGGCATGGATATCATCCTCATAATCGACCCGACGATCACGATCGCCGCTTTGATGTTTTCGATGCTCATAGGAATAGTGTTTGGAATAATACCCGCGAGAAAAGCGGCGAACATGAACCCGATCGACGCTTTGAGGTATGAATAG
- the thrC gene encoding threonine synthase: protein MNFIETRGNDGKNPKEVTFSEAILSPIASFGGLYVPKELPALGQAFLDKHLNSSYKELAGDMLSRFEIDIDKSVIDEALSLYDKFDDADNPVPVVKVREDLYVSELYHGPTRAFKDMALQPFGVVLSSIAQKRGENYLILAATSGDTGPAALETFKNRANVQVACLYPDGGTSDVQRLQMVTEDAANLKVIGINGVFDDAQNALKRLLASDSFKSALKEKNILLSAANSVNFGRIIFQIIYHIHSYLELVRQGALTMGEKVYLDVPSGNFGNALGGYYAMKMGLPVEKIIIASNENNVLTRLINTGRYDLVGHDVVSTTSPAMDILKSSNVERILYDMFGDKRTKELMNDLDTKFVYELTSEELIKLQESFAADFCNGDEGKKYIKDTFASGYLMDPHTATCFKAYESCATGDHVTIAYSTAEWTKFSPTIANALTGELDAHDEDALNAISKEAKLPIPVMIKELFSKEIAQKTVIEKEMIESEILKFL, encoded by the coding sequence ATGAACTTTATTGAAACACGCGGTAACGACGGTAAAAATCCTAAAGAGGTGACATTTTCAGAAGCGATACTTTCGCCTATCGCTTCGTTTGGCGGACTTTATGTGCCAAAAGAACTCCCCGCTCTGGGACAGGCCTTCTTAGACAAGCATCTAAACTCAAGCTACAAAGAGCTGGCAGGCGATATGCTTTCCCGTTTTGAGATAGACATAGACAAAAGCGTCATAGACGAAGCATTGAGTCTTTACGATAAATTTGATGATGCCGATAATCCTGTTCCTGTGGTAAAAGTGAGAGAAGATCTTTATGTGAGCGAACTTTACCACGGCCCTACGCGTGCTTTTAAAGATATGGCGCTGCAGCCTTTTGGTGTAGTGCTTTCATCCATAGCGCAAAAAAGAGGCGAGAACTATCTTATCTTGGCTGCGACAAGCGGAGATACCGGCCCTGCGGCTTTAGAAACGTTCAAAAATCGTGCGAACGTGCAGGTTGCATGTCTTTATCCTGATGGCGGAACAAGCGATGTGCAGCGTCTGCAGATGGTCACAGAAGATGCGGCGAACCTCAAGGTCATAGGGATAAACGGTGTTTTTGACGATGCGCAAAATGCTCTCAAACGTCTTCTTGCAAGCGATAGTTTCAAGTCGGCCCTAAAAGAAAAGAACATCCTTCTCTCGGCTGCAAACTCCGTGAACTTCGGACGTATCATTTTTCAGATCATCTATCATATCCACAGCTACCTGGAACTTGTGCGTCAGGGCGCCCTTACAATGGGAGAGAAGGTCTATCTAGATGTTCCCAGCGGAAATTTCGGGAATGCGCTTGGCGGATACTATGCCATGAAGATGGGACTGCCTGTTGAAAAGATCATCATCGCATCAAATGAGAACAATGTCCTCACACGCCTTATCAACACGGGAAGATACGATCTGGTAGGGCACGATGTAGTCTCTACGACATCGCCTGCGATGGATATCTTAAAGTCGTCGAATGTCGAGCGTATCTTGTACGATATGTTCGGAGACAAGCGTACAAAAGAGCTTATGAACGATCTTGATACGAAATTTGTCTATGAACTGACATCAGAGGAGCTTATAAAACTTCAAGAATCGTTTGCAGCCGATTTTTGTAACGGCGACGAGGGTAAAAAATATATTAAAGATACGTTTGCGTCGGGTTATCTGATGGATCCTCATACGGCGACATGTTTTAAAGCGTATGAGAGCTGTGCGACCGGAGATCATGTGACCATAGCGTATTCGACCGCAGAGTGGACGAAGTTTTCTCCTACGATCGCAAATGCACTCACGGGCGAACTTGACGCACATGACGAAGATGCGCTCAACGCAATTTCAAAAGAAGCGAAGCTGCCTATCCCTGTTATGATAAAAGAGCTTTTTAGCAAAGAGATAGCTCAAAAGACCGTCATCGAAAAAGAGATGATAGAGTCCGAAATCTTAAAGTTCCTGTAA
- the argB gene encoding acetylglutamate kinase: MQKKIETVKTLLEALPFIKQFAKQKIVIKYGGSAQTSPQLKEQFAEDILLMYLVGIRPIIVHGGGKTITDMLDALKIETKFIEGQRVTTKEVMRIVEMILSGEINKEIVSLLNSHSAKAIGISGKDAHFITAEPRDFAKWGLTGRIKSVNADVITNLLDEKFVPVIAPIAAGEEMGHPGYNINADLAASYIAKSVGAKKIIFLTDTAGVLNNDKELLPSLTRDEVEALKADGTIHGGMVPKVDACLEAVEGGVEKAHIIDGRVEHSLLLELFTSEGVGTQITL, from the coding sequence ATGCAAAAGAAGATCGAGACAGTAAAGACGCTGCTTGAAGCATTGCCGTTTATAAAACAGTTCGCAAAACAAAAAATAGTCATAAAATACGGCGGTTCGGCGCAGACATCACCGCAGTTAAAAGAGCAGTTTGCAGAGGATATACTGCTTATGTATCTGGTGGGTATCCGCCCTATCATCGTTCATGGAGGGGGAAAAACCATCACGGATATGCTTGATGCGCTTAAGATAGAGACAAAGTTCATAGAGGGGCAGCGCGTCACGACAAAAGAGGTTATGCGTATAGTGGAGATGATCCTTAGCGGCGAAATAAACAAAGAGATCGTATCGCTTCTGAACTCCCACAGTGCAAAAGCGATAGGTATCAGCGGAAAAGACGCGCATTTTATTACAGCGGAGCCGAGAGATTTCGCAAAATGGGGACTTACGGGCAGGATCAAAAGTGTCAATGCCGACGTCATTACAAACCTTTTGGACGAGAAATTTGTGCCTGTCATTGCGCCTATCGCAGCAGGCGAAGAGATGGGACACCCCGGTTATAACATAAATGCGGACCTTGCGGCTTCATATATCGCAAAGTCTGTCGGTGCGAAAAAGATCATCTTCTTAACAGATACGGCGGGAGTGCTCAACAACGATAAAGAGCTTCTGCCTTCGCTAACGCGTGATGAGGTCGAAGCGCTTAAAGCCGACGGTACCATTCACGGCGGGATGGTGCCTAAAGTGGACGCCTGTCTTGAAGCGGTGGAAGGCGGAGTAGAGAAGGCTCACATCATCGACGGCAGAGTTGAACATTCGCTTCTTTTAGAGTTGTTTACGTCCGAGGGCGTCGGTACTCAAATTACGCTATAA
- a CDS encoding tetraacyldisaccharide 4'-kinase, translating into MKKSIVFWIERYLYEPDISQRLLSFLLLPLTFIYCLIVWIKYKRAVPFDHGIDVISIGNLSVGGSGKTPLTTALALKYENAAIILRGYGRKTKGLQVVSDGREILCDVLCSGDEAMIYALKVPKAVVIVSEKREEGIKKAKEMGAKIVFLDDGYSKHHIKKLDLLIDVRSKNGFCLPSGPYREKAWSGKKVELLQEGVDFKRAVRIENETENMALVTAIARPQRLDAFLPRVVSRHYFEDHHFFTKEELEEIMKSSKAASLLVTFKDYVKIKDFGINISILDLDLDVDERIFKLIDDYVKGDM; encoded by the coding sequence TTGAAAAAATCTATAGTCTTTTGGATCGAGAGATATCTGTACGAGCCGGATATCTCTCAGCGTCTTTTATCTTTTTTACTTCTTCCGCTTACTTTCATTTACTGTTTGATAGTCTGGATAAAGTATAAAAGGGCAGTGCCTTTTGATCATGGCATAGATGTCATCAGCATAGGTAATCTCAGCGTAGGCGGAAGCGGGAAAACCCCTTTGACTACGGCACTGGCTTTAAAGTATGAGAATGCCGCCATCATCCTTCGCGGCTACGGAAGAAAGACAAAAGGGCTGCAGGTGGTTTCTGACGGCCGCGAAATACTTTGCGATGTGCTATGCAGCGGTGATGAAGCTATGATATATGCGCTTAAAGTTCCAAAAGCCGTAGTAATTGTCAGTGAAAAAAGAGAAGAGGGGATCAAAAAAGCCAAAGAGATGGGCGCAAAAATCGTTTTTTTGGACGACGGATACTCAAAGCACCACATAAAAAAGCTTGATCTTCTCATAGATGTTCGAAGCAAAAACGGTTTTTGTCTGCCTTCGGGTCCTTACCGCGAGAAGGCGTGGAGCGGGAAAAAAGTAGAGCTTTTACAAGAGGGAGTTGATTTTAAAAGAGCTGTTCGTATAGAAAACGAAACCGAAAATATGGCGCTTGTGACAGCTATAGCACGACCGCAGAGGCTAGATGCATTTTTGCCCCGGGTCGTGAGCAGGCACTATTTCGAAGATCATCATTTCTTTACAAAAGAGGAGCTTGAAGAGATCATGAAGTCGAGTAAAGCGGCATCTTTGCTCGTAACTTTTAAAGATTATGTGAAAATCAAGGATTTTGGTATTAATATTTCAATATTGGATCTAGACCTTGATGTCGATGAAAGAATATTTAAACTAATAGACGATTATGTCAAAGGGGATATGTGA
- a CDS encoding DegT/DnrJ/EryC1/StrS family aminotransferase gives MEVPFYRQESGVTEHDNIADVLDGDEINFVEKLEEDFRSYTGATYAIATSSGTSALHLAMLAIDLKRGDKVICSVNAFPSVPEVVRHFDAEPTFIDIDPKTYNIDLDKLESYLEDNSSRKLKAVIVSHIAGQCVDLDRLYNIAKIYDVKIVEDAADALGATYNGSKIGATGADITCFSFSPHLKNSISNGGMMVTDDEEIQNRARLLRNHAMVVSEDTLDYIYDVVDIGNKYTMSQLDAAYISAQLERQDQNIKRQREIAHIYSDALNTTPHISLPNLSNGDHAFALFIIEVDKNRDSFAKELEENGIKTALHYIPLHLLSYYKTKYMLRVNDFPVALKTFQKVLSIPIFASMSDAEIKYVIDTIKKIAKTRV, from the coding sequence ATGGAAGTTCCATTTTACAGACAAGAAAGCGGGGTCACGGAGCATGATAACATCGCTGATGTTTTAGACGGCGACGAGATAAATTTTGTTGAAAAACTTGAAGAAGACTTTAGATCATATACCGGTGCAACCTATGCCATAGCGACATCCAGCGGAACTTCGGCTCTTCATCTGGCTATGCTGGCCATCGACCTTAAACGCGGCGACAAGGTTATCTGTTCGGTAAATGCGTTTCCTTCCGTTCCTGAAGTCGTGCGACACTTCGATGCCGAACCGACTTTTATAGATATCGATCCTAAAACCTATAACATAGACCTTGATAAGCTTGAAAGCTATTTAGAGGACAACTCTTCAAGAAAGCTAAAAGCGGTGATTGTCAGTCATATAGCGGGTCAATGCGTTGATCTGGACCGTCTTTACAATATCGCAAAGATCTACGACGTAAAGATAGTCGAAGATGCTGCAGATGCACTGGGTGCGACATATAACGGCAGCAAGATCGGTGCGACAGGTGCGGACATTACATGTTTTAGTTTCTCGCCGCATCTTAAAAACAGCATCAGTAACGGCGGTATGATGGTGACGGATGATGAAGAGATACAAAACAGGGCCAGACTTCTTAGAAACCATGCCATGGTCGTAAGCGAAGATACTCTTGATTATATCTACGATGTCGTGGATATAGGGAATAAATACACCATGAGTCAGCTTGATGCGGCATATATAAGCGCGCAGCTTGAAAGACAGGATCAAAACATAAAAAGACAGCGCGAAATCGCGCATATCTACAGCGATGCGTTAAATACGACTCCTCATATCAGCTTGCCGAACTTGAGCAACGGCGATCATGCGTTTGCGTTGTTTATCATAGAGGTGGACAAAAATAGAGACTCGTTTGCAAAAGAGCTGGAGGAAAACGGTATAAAAACGGCTCTGCATTACATCCCTTTGCATCTGCTTTCATACTACAAGACAAAGTATATGTTAAGAGTAAACGATTTTCCTGTCGCTCTTAAAACGTTTCAAAAAGTGCTCTCTATCCCTATCTTCGCGTCGATGAGCGATGCAGAGATAAAATATGTGATAGATACGATCAAAAAGATAGCAAAAACAAGAGTTTGA
- a CDS encoding NAD+ synthase, whose protein sequence is MKKYAQITDYLVRFLDNEVRKTGLKRVVVGLSGGIDSAVVAVLAHRAFKDDLLCVKMPSQYSSQSSLDDAQSLCMDFKMRSVTKSIAPLLEAYESQNPDMDNLRKGNLSARLRMATLFDMSAKEGALVLGTSNKSELMLGYGTLYGDLASALNPIGDLYKSEIFEFARYLGVTKSIIDKPPSADLWDGQSDESDLGYSYAKLDEALRLYVEERLSIEEIVKRGVDKEMLDMIIKKIYANQFKRKMPVIAKLTSRTINHDFNYPRDINL, encoded by the coding sequence ATGAAAAAGTATGCACAAATCACCGATTATCTGGTACGTTTTTTAGATAATGAGGTTCGAAAGACAGGACTCAAGCGTGTCGTGGTCGGATTAAGCGGAGGTATCGATTCGGCGGTGGTCGCCGTTTTGGCGCATCGCGCGTTTAAAGACGATCTTTTATGCGTGAAGATGCCCTCTCAATACTCCTCTCAGAGCTCTTTGGACGATGCACAAAGTCTCTGTATGGATTTTAAGATGAGATCGGTTACGAAAAGTATCGCGCCTCTGCTTGAGGCGTATGAATCGCAAAATCCCGATATGGACAACCTTCGCAAGGGGAATCTGTCTGCCAGACTCAGGATGGCCACGCTTTTTGACATGTCGGCAAAAGAGGGTGCGTTGGTCCTTGGTACAAGCAACAAAAGCGAACTTATGTTAGGATACGGGACTTTATACGGTGATCTGGCGAGTGCACTCAACCCTATCGGCGATCTATATAAGAGCGAGATATTCGAGTTTGCACGCTATCTGGGGGTTACCAAAAGCATAATCGATAAGCCGCCTTCTGCCGATCTCTGGGACGGTCAGAGCGATGAATCCGATCTGGGGTATAGTTATGCCAAGCTGGATGAAGCGCTTCGTCTTTATGTCGAAGAGAGGCTGAGCATCGAAGAGATAGTCAAACGCGGTGTCGATAAAGAGATGTTGGATATGATAATCAAGAAAATCTACGCAAATCAGTTCAAGCGTAAGATGCCCGTTATCGCAAAACTGACGTCACGTACGATAAATCACGATTTTAACTATCCAAGGGATATAAATTTATAA
- a CDS encoding ferritin-like domain-containing protein, whose translation MKFYAQLENILLQADYKAKIKSFENFYERYKNGDFSFEKKYEKKLFDSPSYGAFCKIVPPQEVPKRKNLTTKEGQIYLLHAIAHIEYSAIDLALDAAYRFADMPKEYYDDWLEVADDEIRHFLMIEKLLTEAGGHYGDVEVHDALFEAMQRTSHSLLERMAVVPRYLEANGLDATPAILKKLQKLPKSEILERIIKSLQIIVDEEISHVQKGDRWFSYACVQEGKEKESYFAIIDKYYPLWLGKKKELNVEARKEAGFSCGELKRIAHSDVC comes from the coding sequence ATGAAGTTCTATGCACAACTGGAAAACATACTTTTACAAGCCGACTATAAAGCCAAGATAAAAAGTTTTGAAAATTTTTACGAAAGATATAAGAACGGCGATTTCTCTTTTGAAAAAAAGTATGAAAAAAAACTTTTTGATTCTCCTTCGTACGGCGCTTTTTGCAAGATCGTACCTCCGCAGGAGGTCCCAAAAAGAAAAAATCTTACCACCAAAGAGGGGCAGATATATCTGCTTCACGCCATCGCGCACATCGAATACAGTGCCATCGACTTGGCGCTTGATGCGGCTTACCGCTTTGCGGATATGCCAAAAGAGTACTACGACGACTGGCTTGAGGTCGCGGATGACGAGATAAGACATTTTCTTATGATCGAAAAACTTTTGACCGAGGCCGGCGGGCATTACGGCGACGTCGAGGTGCATGATGCGCTCTTTGAAGCGATGCAGCGCACTTCGCATTCGCTGCTTGAGAGGATGGCTGTGGTTCCGCGTTATCTCGAGGCAAACGGGCTTGATGCGACTCCCGCAATACTCAAAAAACTTCAAAAACTGCCAAAAAGTGAAATTCTCGAACGTATTATAAAGAGTTTGCAAATCATAGTCGATGAAGAGATATCTCATGTGCAAAAAGGGGATAGATGGTTTTCATATGCCTGCGTTCAAGAAGGCAAGGAAAAGGAGAGTTATTTTGCTATAATAGACAAATATTATCCTCTTTGGCTCGGCAAGAAGAAAGAACTCAATGTCGAGGCCAGAAAAGAGGCCGGTTTTTCCTGCGGCGAGCTGAAGAGGATAGCGCACAGTGATGTGTGTTAA
- the msrA gene encoding peptide-methionine (S)-S-oxide reductase MsrA, with protein MIVEIVFAAGCFWGVEKYYEHVEGVIDVKSGYVGGNYPSPTYDDLLKYRNSKDPKIINYTEAVKVKFDNSKVTAKELIKDFWELHDPTQLNRQGNDIGTNYRSAIYYTNENQHKIALETENEYQKLLNQNGYGKIVTEIKPLKKFYAAEEYHQDYLQKHPNGYCPNHSTGVKFKSGYVAKDAIAPLGGKEIIVVVAEGYCPYCEKFKQDVSSSYHGSIPLRNATARELSRFNIKTKLYATPTILFIQDGKEVSSHLGYMDKKQFYKALGDFKLGKNSESYKVAFSQGTDNRFCKQYDIFKNTPDGVFIDKLSGDVLFDTRDRFNSKTGWLSFYKAVDGATIEKDDNRFGVHAVEVIAKKSGIHLGHVFPYANNKRRFCINATVLEFVPRDKLKK; from the coding sequence ATGATAGTTGAAATCGTTTTTGCAGCAGGCTGTTTTTGGGGCGTTGAAAAGTATTATGAGCATGTAGAAGGGGTCATAGACGTTAAGTCAGGCTATGTCGGAGGAAATTATCCCAGCCCCACTTACGACGATCTGCTGAAATACAGAAACTCCAAGGATCCAAAGATCATAAACTATACAGAAGCCGTCAAAGTAAAATTTGACAATTCCAAGGTAACAGCAAAAGAGCTGATAAAAGATTTTTGGGAGCTTCACGATCCCACTCAGCTCAACCGTCAGGGAAACGACATCGGAACAAACTATAGAAGCGCCATATACTATACCAACGAGAACCAGCACAAGATAGCGCTTGAGACCGAAAATGAATATCAAAAGCTCTTAAATCAAAACGGTTACGGAAAGATAGTGACCGAGATTAAACCGCTTAAAAAGTTCTACGCAGCAGAAGAGTACCATCAAGACTACCTTCAAAAGCATCCAAACGGATACTGTCCAAACCATAGTACGGGCGTGAAGTTTAAAAGCGGTTACGTCGCCAAAGATGCGATAGCTCCCCTTGGAGGAAAAGAGATCATAGTCGTGGTCGCAGAGGGGTACTGTCCCTATTGCGAAAAGTTCAAGCAGGATGTCAGCTCATCCTATCACGGTTCCATCCCGCTGAGAAACGCAACAGCAAGAGAACTCTCCCGATTCAACATAAAGACAAAGCTGTATGCGACGCCGACGATACTCTTCATCCAAGACGGAAAAGAGGTATCGTCGCATCTGGGCTACATGGACAAAAAGCAGTTCTATAAAGCTCTGGGTGATTTTAAGCTGGGAAAAAACTCCGAAAGCTACAAAGTGGCTTTTAGTCAAGGAACCGACAACCGTTTTTGCAAGCAGTACGACATCTTTAAAAATACACCTGATGGCGTCTTTATAGACAAACTCTCGGGTGACGTTCTCTTTGACACAAGAGACAGGTTCAACTCGAAAACGGGATGGCTGAGTTTTTACAAAGCCGTCGACGGTGCTACGATAGAAAAAGATGATAACAGATTCGGCGTGCATGCAGTCGAGGTCATAGCAAAAAAAAGCGGCATCCATCTGGGGCATGTCTTTCCCTATGCAAATAACAAAAGAAGGTTCTGTATCAACGCAACGGTATTGGAGTTCGTTCCCAGAGATAAGCTGAAAAAATAA
- a CDS encoding methyl-accepting chemotaxis protein, whose translation MKYRTKLLLLLLTGFMIPPFAWVLIVYFSNIFSLDEIITILLSIQMIAYVLIVTSAVVFFFNAKLKIVEDAVETKKITEKTHKTLAALPVWFMIAQFLYSSLGPLIVIVNFDFVTTQKFILAQLFTLPLILLFIIPVFIISVIDLEKWTKDIELSDRYQFLSFGKKMILSIFSTIFGNIILLILFSVTLAITNSRVEMNEIIIKNITVGFIGLIISALNIYLVIKQTTSSVKNISNAVSTEYDNLTKSIHVSNRDETGIMARSINLFVSELRHTVDEAKNVSSVNQDDAQNMNIIVAKIKEHVDEEFKIATKTTAQAHSIQEIIELTSKNFEQTKENMQETNDQLLQAKNDIYTLTESVNHSVELEGELNVKLSQLSSQMEQIKDVLVFIGDIADQTNLLALNAAIEAARAGEHGRGFAVVADEVRKLAERTQKSLSEINATITVISQSVMEVTQQMQDNAKNIQHLSEISKNVESNINNSVDAIDKTTALTEKSVEGSHMILSHNSDMLHQIDTLNDISKENDIGMKELSNIADNLYRSAKDLHTKLNRFKT comes from the coding sequence ATGAAATATCGCACTAAACTTTTGTTACTTCTTTTAACGGGATTTATGATCCCTCCGTTCGCTTGGGTGCTGATCGTCTACTTTTCAAACATATTCAGTCTTGACGAGATAATTACCATCCTCTTATCCATACAGATGATCGCTTACGTGCTCATCGTGACTTCGGCCGTCGTTTTTTTCTTTAATGCGAAGCTCAAGATCGTCGAAGATGCGGTAGAGACGAAAAAAATCACCGAGAAAACACACAAGACCCTGGCCGCTCTTCCCGTATGGTTTATGATTGCACAGTTTCTTTACAGCAGCCTCGGTCCCCTCATAGTGATCGTAAACTTCGATTTTGTCACCACTCAAAAGTTCATCCTAGCACAGCTCTTTACTCTTCCTCTTATCCTTTTGTTCATTATTCCCGTTTTTATCATATCCGTCATAGATCTGGAAAAGTGGACCAAAGATATTGAGCTCTCCGATAGATACCAATTCTTATCGTTTGGCAAGAAGATGATCCTCTCCATTTTCAGCACGATCTTTGGAAACATCATCCTGCTCATCCTCTTTAGCGTTACTCTGGCTATTACGAACAGCCGCGTAGAGATGAATGAGATCATCATAAAAAATATCACCGTCGGTTTTATCGGTCTTATCATTTCCGCACTTAACATCTATCTTGTAATAAAACAGACCACCTCTTCGGTCAAAAATATTTCAAACGCCGTTTCAACAGAATACGACAACCTGACAAAATCCATACATGTCTCAAACAGGGACGAGACAGGGATCATGGCAAGAAGTATCAACCTGTTCGTATCTGAACTCCGTCATACGGTCGATGAAGCGAAAAACGTCTCAAGCGTGAATCAAGACGACGCACAAAACATGAATATTATCGTCGCGAAGATAAAAGAACATGTCGATGAAGAGTTCAAGATCGCTACAAAAACGACCGCGCAGGCTCACTCTATCCAAGAGATCATAGAGCTGACATCCAAGAACTTCGAACAGACCAAAGAGAATATGCAGGAGACGAACGATCAGCTCTTGCAGGCAAAAAACGATATCTACACCCTTACCGAGAGCGTGAACCACAGTGTGGAACTTGAAGGCGAACTCAACGTAAAACTGAGCCAGCTCTCTTCTCAGATGGAACAGATAAAAGATGTATTGGTCTTTATCGGCGATATTGCCGACCAGACGAATCTGCTTGCTTTAAATGCTGCCATAGAAGCTGCGCGCGCGGGTGAGCACGGACGCGGTTTTGCCGTTGTCGCCGATGAAGTGAGAAAACTCGCAGAACGCACGCAAAAAAGCCTCTCGGAGATAAACGCAACCATAACCGTCATATCTCAATCGGTGATGGAAGTCACTCAGCAGATGCAGGACAACGCTAAAAACATACAGCATCTTTCCGAGATATCAAAAAATGTCGAAAGCAACATCAACAACAGCGTAGATGCTATCGACAAGACAACCGCATTGACCGAAAAAAGCGTAGAGGGTTCACATATGATACTCTCGCATAACAGCGATATGCTGCATCAGATCGATACACTAAACGATATATCAAAGGAAAACGACATAGGAATGAAAGAACTCTCAAACATAGCGGACAATCTTTACAGATCCGCAAAAGACCTCCACACCAAACTAAACAGATTTAAGACATGA